A genomic stretch from Candidatus Thermoplasmatota archaeon includes:
- a CDS encoding NAD-dependent epimerase/dehydratase family protein produces the protein MRTTLVTGSAGQLGSYVVDMLCERGRPVLGLDRRPSRWTNIVADVRTHGAAPAGVGAIVHCAAQVSVPLSVASPREDAAENVDGTLAMLEAARSFDARFVFISSAAVYGDPSKTPIREDSPVEPVNPYGLSKAVGERYTNLYARLYGLETVILRPFNVFSPRADPSSPYSGVVTQFVRAVSEGRPPVLHGGGLATRDFVHATDVSRAVLLALSEDRAKGGTFNVGTGRPTSIRDLAALVVKLAGSAVRPVDGEARRGDIAASVADVSRLVALGHRPATDLPRQLGEIVAQGAIP, from the coding sequence TTGAGGACGACGCTCGTCACGGGATCGGCGGGTCAGCTCGGATCGTACGTCGTCGACATGCTCTGCGAGCGCGGCCGACCCGTCCTGGGCCTGGACCGCAGGCCTTCGCGGTGGACGAACATCGTCGCCGACGTGCGCACGCACGGCGCCGCGCCCGCGGGCGTCGGAGCGATCGTCCACTGCGCGGCGCAGGTGAGCGTTCCCCTTTCGGTGGCGTCGCCCCGCGAGGACGCGGCGGAGAACGTGGACGGAACGCTCGCGATGCTCGAGGCGGCGAGGAGCTTCGACGCCCGATTCGTCTTCATCTCCTCCGCGGCGGTCTACGGGGACCCTTCGAAGACGCCCATCCGCGAGGATTCCCCGGTCGAGCCCGTGAATCCCTACGGCTTGTCGAAGGCCGTGGGCGAGCGCTACACGAACCTGTACGCGCGCCTCTACGGGCTCGAGACCGTGATCCTGCGGCCCTTCAACGTCTTCAGCCCGCGCGCGGATCCGTCGAGCCCCTACTCGGGCGTCGTGACGCAATTCGTCCGCGCCGTCTCCGAAGGAAGGCCCCCCGTCCTCCACGGCGGCGGCCTCGCCACGCGCGACTTCGTGCACGCGACGGACGTCTCGCGCGCGGTCCTCCTCGCGCTCTCGGAAGACCGAGCGAAGGGGGGAACCTTCAACGTCGGGACCGGGCGGCCGACGAGCATCCGCGACCTCGCGGCGCTCGTCGTGAAGCTCGCGGGGTCGGCGGTGAGACCCGTCGACGGCGAAGCACGGAGGGGCGACATCGCGGCAAGCGTCGCGGACGTGTCCCGCCTCGTCGCGCTCGGACACCGTCCCGCGACGGACCTCCCGCGACAGCTCGGCGAGATCGTGGCGCAAGGGGCGATCCCGTGA
- a CDS encoding peptidoglycan bridge formation glycyltransferase FemA/FemB family protein — MREETVHLNGREEGEKAVVPDDPFVTRPFLEAASLLPPGRGRGFTLSARAGAATHHWGVVEMSRFGLKAAVAWAAPSGPPGSGRAAVWPSLLSAVADRGHAVLRMGSHSTVRLGAADLASIRSFAAEAGWRLRTSPFGTYVIDLRIPEEKRATLLERNHRQAVRKTDKAGMALARLDRASLREFMRVSDETYRRQGLEPHPRRYFEALIDQPRSFRFYAAIDREGRHHANAVIAVRGAHGIYLHGGSGHRDVPGAGVWLHWRIANDLAESGFTAYDLGGVDVTEAEGKAAGIRAFKARFGGVFERYEALDVVFRPRLDSALRHALALARRLRLV, encoded by the coding sequence ATGCGTGAGGAGACCGTGCACCTCAACGGCCGCGAGGAAGGCGAGAAGGCCGTCGTTCCCGACGATCCGTTCGTGACCCGGCCATTTCTCGAAGCCGCAAGCCTCCTTCCGCCGGGTCGCGGAAGGGGTTTCACCTTGTCGGCGCGAGCCGGCGCCGCGACGCACCATTGGGGCGTCGTTGAAATGTCGCGTTTCGGCCTCAAGGCCGCCGTGGCCTGGGCCGCCCCCTCGGGGCCCCCGGGGTCGGGCCGCGCCGCGGTGTGGCCCTCGCTGCTCAGCGCCGTCGCGGACCGCGGCCATGCCGTGCTGCGCATGGGGAGCCATTCGACGGTGCGGCTCGGCGCGGCCGACCTCGCAAGCATCCGGAGCTTTGCGGCCGAAGCGGGATGGCGGCTTCGGACCTCGCCCTTCGGAACCTACGTCATTGATCTCCGGATCCCCGAGGAGAAAAGGGCAACCCTCCTCGAGCGCAACCATCGGCAGGCTGTTCGCAAGACGGACAAGGCCGGAATGGCGCTTGCGCGCCTCGACAGAGCAAGCCTCCGCGAGTTCATGCGCGTGAGCGACGAAACCTACCGTCGCCAGGGGCTCGAGCCGCATCCTCGCCGCTATTTCGAGGCGCTCATCGACCAGCCTCGATCCTTCCGGTTCTACGCGGCGATCGATCGCGAGGGGCGCCATCACGCGAACGCCGTCATCGCGGTCCGCGGCGCCCACGGCATCTATCTTCACGGCGGGTCGGGCCATCGCGACGTGCCAGGCGCGGGCGTCTGGCTCCATTGGCGCATCGCGAACGACCTCGCGGAGAGCGGATTCACGGCGTACGACCTCGGCGGCGTGGACGTGACCGAAGCCGAAGGGAAGGCCGCCGGGATCAGGGCCTTCAAGGCCCGGTTCGGCGGCGTTTTCGAGCGCTATGAGGCGCTCGACGTCGTCTTCCGCCCGCGCCTCGATTCAGCCCTGAGGCACGCGCTCGCCCTCGCCCGGCGCCTGCGCCTCGTCTGA
- the glmS gene encoding glutamine--fructose-6-phosphate transaminase (isomerizing): MCGIIGYVGNERAAPILLAGLARLEYRGYDSAGVAVATPQGIVTVRSVGAVSNLAAAAIPDGACGIGHTRWATHGRPSEANAHPHRDCTGDFSIVHNGIIENFAELRERLAAKGHAFTSETDTEVLTHLVEDAHQGDLLEAVREALRSVRGSYAIVVMSKRDPGRLVATRHQSPLLIGLAGHGHVVASDATAAIGQTREVVYLEDGDVAVLTRDRCEITDRAGRPREARVVEVPWSLEHAEKGGFDHFMLKEIHEIPRALGEALRGRLHNAPLDIEGRIGDEDLGSAERILVLACGTSYHAGLIGKTLLESLAGVPVDVQLASEYRYAPPLRAERTLAICVSQSGETADTLEAMRLASRQGHPTLALTNVVGSTMTREADGVLLVRAGPEMSVAATKTFATTSAVFYLLAIRMAALRGRPLPEGLVAGLEKLPEIAREVLASESHVKALAEKFLAEAECAFYVGRQAARGVALEGALKLKEIAYLAAEGYAAGELKHGPIALLAPGVPVVACIPRDATSGIMLSNIQEVRARGAHVLALFDVDDPRAERAVEAAIRLPTAHPLLYPITASIALHLLAYHAANARGCEIDRPRNLAKSVTVE, translated from the coding sequence ATGTGCGGCATCATCGGCTACGTGGGCAACGAACGGGCGGCTCCGATCCTGCTTGCCGGCCTCGCGAGGCTCGAGTACCGCGGATACGACAGCGCGGGCGTCGCCGTCGCGACCCCGCAGGGCATCGTCACCGTCCGCTCGGTCGGCGCCGTTTCCAACCTCGCCGCCGCAGCGATCCCGGACGGGGCGTGCGGAATCGGACACACGCGCTGGGCGACGCACGGGCGGCCGAGCGAGGCGAACGCCCATCCCCATCGCGACTGCACCGGCGATTTCTCCATCGTCCACAACGGCATCATCGAGAACTTCGCCGAGCTCCGCGAGCGGCTCGCCGCGAAGGGACACGCGTTCACGAGCGAAACGGATACGGAGGTCCTGACGCACCTCGTCGAGGACGCCCATCAGGGCGACCTCCTCGAGGCCGTGCGCGAAGCGCTCCGATCCGTGAGGGGCTCGTACGCGATCGTGGTCATGTCGAAGCGCGATCCGGGACGGCTTGTTGCGACGCGGCACCAGTCGCCGCTTCTCATCGGACTCGCGGGTCACGGGCACGTGGTCGCCTCCGACGCGACGGCGGCGATCGGTCAGACGCGCGAGGTCGTCTATCTCGAAGACGGCGACGTCGCCGTCCTCACGAGGGACCGCTGCGAGATCACGGACCGGGCCGGACGGCCCCGCGAAGCCCGCGTCGTCGAGGTTCCATGGTCCCTCGAGCACGCCGAGAAGGGCGGGTTCGACCACTTCATGCTGAAGGAGATCCACGAGATCCCGCGCGCCCTCGGCGAGGCGCTGCGCGGACGGCTCCACAACGCGCCGCTCGACATCGAGGGACGGATCGGCGATGAGGACCTCGGCTCGGCCGAGCGCATCCTCGTTCTCGCGTGCGGAACCTCGTACCACGCGGGACTCATCGGGAAGACCCTGCTCGAGTCGCTCGCCGGGGTTCCCGTGGACGTCCAGCTCGCCTCGGAGTACCGCTACGCTCCGCCCCTTCGCGCCGAGCGCACGCTCGCGATCTGCGTATCTCAGTCGGGGGAAACGGCCGACACCCTCGAAGCGATGCGTCTCGCGTCGCGCCAGGGGCACCCGACGCTCGCGCTCACGAACGTCGTCGGCTCGACGATGACCCGCGAGGCCGACGGCGTCCTGCTCGTGCGCGCGGGCCCCGAGATGAGCGTCGCGGCGACGAAGACGTTCGCGACGACGAGCGCGGTCTTCTACCTGCTTGCGATCCGCATGGCCGCGCTCAGGGGCCGCCCGCTCCCGGAAGGGCTCGTCGCCGGCCTCGAGAAGCTTCCCGAGATCGCGCGCGAGGTGCTCGCCTCCGAATCGCACGTGAAGGCCCTCGCCGAGAAGTTCCTCGCGGAGGCGGAATGCGCGTTCTACGTCGGGCGCCAGGCCGCGCGGGGCGTGGCCCTCGAAGGGGCGCTGAAGCTCAAGGAGATCGCGTACCTCGCGGCCGAGGGCTACGCGGCGGGCGAGCTCAAGCACGGTCCGATCGCGCTCCTCGCCCCCGGGGTCCCGGTCGTCGCGTGCATCCCGCGCGACGCGACCTCCGGCATCATGCTCTCGAACATCCAGGAGGTCCGGGCCCGAGGCGCCCACGTTCTCGCCCTGTTCGACGTGGACGATCCCCGGGCCGAGCGCGCGGTCGAGGCGGCCATCCGCCTTCCCACGGCCCATCCGCTCCTCTATCCGATCACGGCGTCGATCGCGCTCCACCTGCTCGCGTACCACGCCGCGAACGCCCGGGGCTGCGAGATCGACCGTCCGCGCAACCTCGCGAAATCGGTCACGGTCGAGTGA
- the wecB gene encoding UDP-N-acetylglucosamine 2-epimerase (non-hydrolyzing), which produces MKVAVVLGTRPEIVKMSPVIRALDRRGVEHDVIHTGQHYSREMDAVFFETLALAPPAFNLEVGSGSHGAQTGRILAGVEEALRASSPDVVLVQGDTNTVVAGALAASKLGIRVGHVEAGLRSFDRSMPEEINRVVADHVADLLFAPTAACAATLAREGIPATRVHVTGNTVVDAVFAHRDLAAARSTVLAELGVAPGGYLLLTAHRQENVDDARRFAGILAGAAAAGEALGAPVLYPIHPRSRKMLARHGLDARSVRLVDPLDFLGFLALESRARLVLTDSGGVQEEACVLGVPCVTLRDNTERPETIDVGANRLSGVDPASIQRAVLEADAALRAWTNPFGDGRAGERIVDLALASPPSRAPGLGGRASA; this is translated from the coding sequence GTGAAGGTTGCGGTCGTCCTCGGGACGCGGCCCGAGATCGTCAAGATGAGCCCCGTGATCCGCGCGCTCGACCGGCGCGGCGTCGAGCACGACGTCATCCACACGGGGCAGCACTACTCGCGCGAGATGGACGCGGTCTTCTTCGAGACGCTCGCGCTTGCGCCGCCCGCCTTCAATCTGGAGGTCGGCTCCGGAAGCCACGGGGCGCAGACGGGCCGCATCCTCGCGGGCGTCGAGGAGGCGCTTCGCGCTTCGTCCCCGGACGTCGTCCTCGTCCAGGGCGACACCAACACCGTCGTCGCCGGGGCGCTTGCCGCCTCGAAGCTCGGGATCCGGGTCGGGCACGTCGAGGCCGGCCTCCGGAGCTTCGACCGCTCGATGCCGGAGGAGATCAACCGGGTCGTCGCGGATCACGTCGCCGACCTCTTGTTCGCGCCCACGGCCGCGTGCGCCGCGACGCTCGCCCGCGAGGGCATCCCGGCGACGCGCGTGCACGTCACCGGCAACACGGTGGTCGACGCCGTTTTCGCGCACCGCGACCTCGCGGCCGCGCGGTCGACGGTCCTTGCGGAACTCGGCGTCGCGCCCGGGGGGTACCTCCTGCTCACGGCGCATCGCCAGGAGAACGTGGACGACGCCCGGCGCTTCGCGGGCATCCTCGCGGGAGCCGCCGCGGCGGGCGAGGCCCTCGGGGCCCCGGTCCTCTACCCGATCCATCCCCGCTCGCGCAAGATGCTCGCGCGGCATGGGCTCGACGCGCGCAGCGTGCGGCTCGTGGACCCCCTCGACTTCCTCGGCTTCCTCGCCCTCGAATCCCGCGCCCGCCTCGTCCTTACGGACTCGGGCGGCGTCCAGGAGGAGGCGTGCGTGCTCGGCGTGCCGTGCGTGACGCTTCGGGACAACACCGAGCGTCCCGAGACGATCGACGTGGGCGCGAACCGGCTCTCGGGCGTCGATCCGGCGTCGATCCAACGCGCGGTTCTCGAAGCGGACGCCGCCTTGCGCGCGTGGACGAATCCCTTCGGCGACGGGCGCGCGGGAGAGCGCATCGTCGACCTCGCGCTCGCGTCCCCGCCTTCCCGGGCGCCCGGTCTCGGGGGGCGCGCCTCGGCATGA
- a CDS encoding glycosyltransferase family 2 protein — MNGQAAREGLIADPAARARLVVAIPAYNEEVGIGSVVLRTREHARDVVVVDDGSTDDTARVAELAGARVIRHASNGGYGAALRTIFRTARNEGWEALAILDSDGQHDPSDLPEVAGPVLAGKADVSIGSRFVEAGSASDVPAYRKLGIKVLTSLGNVGARGDARVTDGQSGFRAYSRRAIEAIDPTDDDMGISAEILFQARKAGLAFAEVPIRVRYDVDGSSQNPVRHGLGVVRSIARFAEVEHPFLVLGLPGLALFLLGLLVGASELAGIERGDASALAIALAAAVAFTGFALGLTSLVLHAFVSATRGRAA, encoded by the coding sequence ATGAACGGCCAGGCTGCACGGGAAGGGCTCATCGCCGACCCCGCCGCAAGAGCGCGGCTCGTGGTCGCGATTCCCGCCTACAACGAGGAGGTCGGCATCGGAAGCGTGGTCCTCAGGACCCGCGAGCACGCGCGCGACGTCGTCGTCGTCGACGACGGATCCACGGACGACACCGCGCGCGTCGCGGAGCTCGCGGGCGCGCGCGTCATCCGCCATGCCTCGAACGGCGGATACGGAGCCGCGTTGAGGACGATCTTCCGGACGGCCCGCAACGAGGGATGGGAGGCCCTTGCGATCCTGGATTCGGACGGCCAGCACGACCCCTCGGATCTTCCCGAGGTCGCAGGGCCTGTCCTTGCCGGCAAGGCGGATGTCTCGATCGGGTCGCGGTTCGTCGAAGCCGGGAGCGCGAGCGACGTCCCGGCGTACCGCAAGCTCGGCATCAAGGTGCTCACGAGCCTCGGCAACGTCGGCGCGAGGGGCGATGCCCGCGTCACCGACGGGCAAAGCGGGTTCCGTGCCTATTCCCGTCGGGCGATCGAGGCGATCGACCCCACGGACGACGACATGGGCATCAGCGCGGAGATCCTCTTCCAGGCGCGCAAGGCCGGCCTCGCGTTCGCCGAGGTGCCGATCCGCGTCCGGTACGACGTGGACGGGTCCTCGCAAAACCCCGTGAGGCACGGCCTCGGGGTCGTGCGGTCGATCGCCCGCTTCGCGGAGGTCGAGCACCCGTTCCTCGTGCTCGGGCTTCCGGGCCTCGCCCTCTTCCTGCTCGGTCTCCTCGTCGGGGCGAGCGAGCTTGCGGGCATCGAACGGGGAGACGCGAGCGCGCTTGCGATCGCGCTCGCCGCGGCCGTCGCCTTCACGGGATTCGCGCTCGGCCTCACGTCGCTCGTGCTGCACGCGTTCGTTTCGGCGACGCGGGGGCGTGCCGCTTGA
- a CDS encoding glycosyltransferase family 4 protein yields MAQPRILVVSPYYAPESTGCASRVSDLAERWAAAGARVTVLAPHPSFPPGAFPRSWRLSGRRALNGVEVVNLAAWQPGREAGFASRVAGYVSFPLHASLRLLVAGRRYDAVFVTMPPVFTAWAGLVMKRLHGKPLVLDVRDLWVDAAVDLGFVREDAVATRATRRLEARALAAADRVAVVTPRLGERLVERHPDVAGKLLDAPNGVDTRRFTPGAPTGRRFVYAGLLGPAQDLDTMIEGFARIADRYPDVRLDIAGEGEERVRLEALAKARGLAGRVRFHGLVPREGIPTLVASSVAALAPIRDRASLDYAIPTKAYEAMACGVPFIGLGRGEIRRLAEETRAGLVPDADADEVARAMASLLDDENRRAEMGKRGRAWVEERGDRSAVAARLLAVMVDLAEGSA; encoded by the coding sequence GTGGCGCAACCGAGGATCCTCGTCGTCTCGCCTTACTACGCGCCCGAAAGCACGGGGTGCGCCTCGCGCGTTTCAGACCTCGCCGAGCGATGGGCCGCAGCGGGCGCCCGCGTGACCGTCCTCGCGCCGCACCCCTCCTTCCCGCCCGGCGCCTTCCCGAGATCGTGGCGGCTTTCTGGTCGACGCGCATTGAACGGCGTCGAGGTCGTGAACCTCGCCGCGTGGCAGCCCGGCCGCGAGGCGGGCTTCGCGAGCCGGGTCGCGGGCTACGTCAGCTTCCCGCTCCACGCCTCCCTGCGCCTGCTCGTCGCGGGGCGCCGCTACGACGCGGTGTTCGTGACGATGCCTCCGGTCTTCACCGCCTGGGCAGGGCTCGTCATGAAACGGCTCCACGGCAAGCCGCTCGTCCTCGACGTCCGCGACCTCTGGGTGGACGCGGCCGTGGACCTGGGTTTCGTGCGCGAGGACGCCGTTGCGACGCGCGCGACCCGACGCCTCGAGGCCCGCGCGCTCGCGGCCGCCGACCGCGTCGCCGTGGTCACGCCCCGGCTCGGCGAAAGGCTCGTCGAGCGTCACCCCGATGTCGCCGGAAAGCTGCTCGATGCGCCGAACGGCGTCGACACGCGCCGCTTCACCCCGGGAGCCCCGACGGGCCGCAGATTCGTCTACGCGGGGCTTCTCGGACCCGCGCAGGATCTCGACACGATGATCGAGGGATTCGCCCGCATCGCCGACCGGTATCCCGACGTCCGGCTCGACATCGCGGGCGAGGGCGAGGAACGGGTGCGGCTCGAGGCCCTCGCGAAGGCGCGCGGACTCGCCGGACGGGTCCGCTTCCACGGACTTGTTCCCCGCGAGGGGATCCCCACGCTCGTCGCGTCGAGCGTCGCGGCCCTCGCGCCCATCCGGGACCGCGCGAGCCTCGACTACGCCATCCCGACGAAGGCCTACGAGGCGATGGCCTGCGGCGTGCCGTTCATCGGCCTCGGCCGCGGGGAGATCCGGCGCCTTGCGGAGGAGACCCGCGCGGGCCTCGTGCCGGACGCCGACGCCGACGAGGTCGCCCGCGCGATGGCGTCGCTGCTCGACGACGAGAACCGGCGCGCCGAGATGGGCAAGCGGGGACGCGCCTGGGTCGAGGAGCGCGGGGACCGGAGCGCGGTCGCGGCGCGGCTCCTCGCGGTCATGGTCGACCTTGCGGAGGGGAGCGCGTGA
- a CDS encoding prenyltransferase/squalene oxidase repeat-containing protein — MRSLVERLAFESRSARMLRNFSSWRALRPSAFAAATRGPRPPGTRREHLAAAIAWLARAQDVSGGGVSAAYSLRRGWYPPYPETTGYIVCTFYDLANATGGAAEAERATRMARWLVSIQRPDGSFPGGFGTDPERPPVVFDVGQILQGLVRAHRETRDAAFLEAARRAGDWLVRAQDDDGAWRRHEYHDIPHVYETRTAWALAALSQTTQTRDYADAARRHAAWALARQRPSGWFSEAAFRTGDTPLTHTLAYTLEGLHETGVVLKDSILAESARRGADALLARYLAAPRWNRAPPGLVPGRLDEAWQSGDRWSCLTGSAQIALLWLRIAEEDGLPGRYLAGASRLLDAVLAVHDTTSSDEGVRGGLAGAYPHWGSYQSYAYPNWAAKFLADALLAESRVLARA, encoded by the coding sequence GTGAGATCGCTCGTCGAACGCCTCGCTTTCGAATCGCGCTCGGCGCGGATGCTGCGGAACTTCTCGTCGTGGCGCGCGCTCAGGCCTTCCGCGTTCGCGGCCGCGACGCGCGGACCGCGTCCCCCCGGGACGCGCCGGGAGCATCTCGCGGCCGCGATCGCCTGGCTTGCGCGAGCGCAGGACGTTTCGGGGGGCGGCGTTTCCGCCGCATACAGCCTCCGACGGGGCTGGTATCCGCCATACCCCGAGACCACGGGCTACATCGTGTGCACGTTCTACGACCTCGCGAACGCGACGGGCGGCGCGGCCGAGGCCGAGCGGGCGACGCGCATGGCCCGGTGGCTCGTCTCGATCCAGCGGCCGGACGGGTCGTTTCCGGGAGGATTCGGGACCGATCCCGAGCGGCCGCCGGTCGTGTTCGACGTGGGCCAGATCCTCCAGGGTCTCGTCCGGGCCCATCGCGAGACGCGCGACGCCGCTTTCCTCGAGGCCGCGCGGCGAGCGGGCGACTGGCTCGTTCGAGCCCAGGATGACGACGGCGCCTGGCGCCGGCACGAATACCACGACATTCCCCACGTGTACGAGACCCGGACCGCCTGGGCCCTCGCGGCCCTGTCGCAGACGACGCAAACGCGCGACTACGCCGACGCCGCGCGCCGCCACGCAGCGTGGGCCCTGGCGCGGCAGCGCCCGAGCGGGTGGTTCTCCGAGGCCGCTTTCCGAACGGGCGACACGCCTCTCACGCACACCCTCGCCTACACGCTCGAAGGTCTCCACGAGACGGGCGTCGTCCTCAAGGATTCCATCCTCGCCGAATCCGCGCGTCGAGGCGCCGACGCCCTCCTTGCGCGGTATCTCGCCGCGCCGCGATGGAACCGCGCGCCACCGGGGCTCGTGCCGGGACGCCTCGACGAGGCATGGCAAAGCGGCGACCGCTGGAGCTGTCTTACCGGATCCGCCCAGATCGCCCTTCTCTGGCTGAGGATCGCGGAGGAGGACGGACTGCCCGGCCGATACCTCGCGGGCGCCTCGCGCCTTCTCGACGCGGTCCTCGCGGTCCACGACACGACGTCCAGCGACGAAGGCGTCCGGGGGGGACTCGCCGGCGCGTACCCGCACTGGGGATCCTACCAGTCGTACGCGTATCCGAACTGGGCCGCGAAGTTCCTCGCGGACGCCCTGCTTGCGGAAAGCCGCGTGCTCGCCCGGGCGTGA
- a CDS encoding nucleotide sugar dehydrogenase, translating into MTKTISVLGLGYIGLPTATILAAAGHTVRGYDVNRKIIDRLRAGEIHIEEPGLLAATRQALASGRLEPVDTLGPADAHIVCVPTPFSEHTKTADLSYVEAAAKALAPVVRRGDLVILESTVPAGTTANVFAPILETSGLDAKRDLHVVHCPETVLPGNTLHEMASNHRVVGGLTPQATAYASALYATFVKGHIIETDATTAEFVKLAENAFRDVNIAFANEIALVARSLGIDAREAIAIANLHPRVRIHAPGPGVGGHCIPVDPWFLVEAAPWARVLRAAREVNDAMPSHVANLVAAAVRDVDRPVVALLGVAYKANVDDIRESPSLAIARLLGERIAGIEIRAVDPHVPVERWPTMPLEAALEGADCIVLATDHDAFRRLDPRRAAASMRTRRAVDTRGFLDRPAWTAEGFGLDVV; encoded by the coding sequence ATGACGAAGACCATCTCGGTGCTGGGGCTCGGCTACATCGGCCTCCCGACGGCCACGATCCTGGCCGCGGCGGGCCATACGGTCCGAGGCTACGACGTGAACCGCAAGATCATCGACCGGCTGCGCGCGGGCGAGATCCACATCGAGGAACCCGGTCTCCTCGCCGCGACGCGGCAGGCCCTCGCCTCGGGTCGGCTCGAGCCCGTGGACACGCTCGGTCCCGCCGACGCACACATCGTGTGCGTGCCGACGCCGTTCTCGGAGCATACGAAGACGGCCGACCTGAGCTACGTCGAGGCCGCCGCGAAGGCGCTCGCCCCGGTCGTCCGACGGGGAGACCTCGTGATCCTCGAGAGCACGGTCCCCGCGGGAACGACCGCGAACGTATTCGCCCCCATCCTCGAGACGAGCGGTCTCGACGCGAAGCGGGACCTCCACGTCGTCCACTGCCCCGAGACGGTCCTACCCGGCAACACGCTCCACGAGATGGCGTCGAACCACCGCGTCGTCGGCGGCCTCACGCCCCAGGCGACCGCCTACGCCTCGGCGCTCTACGCGACGTTCGTCAAGGGCCACATCATCGAAACGGACGCGACGACGGCCGAGTTCGTGAAGCTCGCCGAGAACGCGTTCCGCGACGTGAACATCGCCTTCGCGAACGAGATCGCGCTCGTCGCGAGGTCGCTCGGGATCGACGCGCGCGAGGCCATCGCGATCGCGAACCTCCACCCGCGCGTCCGCATCCACGCTCCCGGCCCAGGCGTCGGCGGGCACTGCATTCCGGTGGATCCGTGGTTCCTCGTGGAGGCCGCGCCATGGGCGCGCGTGCTGCGCGCCGCGCGCGAGGTGAACGACGCGATGCCCTCCCACGTCGCGAATCTCGTGGCCGCCGCGGTGCGCGACGTCGACCGTCCCGTGGTCGCGCTCCTCGGCGTGGCCTACAAGGCGAACGTCGACGACATCCGCGAATCGCCGAGCCTCGCGATCGCCAGGCTCCTCGGCGAACGGATCGCCGGCATCGAGATCCGCGCGGTCGATCCCCACGTCCCCGTCGAGCGATGGCCCACGATGCCGCTCGAGGCGGCCCTGGAAGGCGCCGACTGCATCGTGCTCGCGACCGACCACGACGCGTTCCGCCGCCTCGACCCGCGCCGGGCCGCCGCTTCCATGAGGACGCGGCGCGCCGTCGACACGCGGGGCTTCCTCGATCGGCCGGCGTGGACCGCGGAAGGCTTCGGGCTTGACGTGGTGTGA
- a CDS encoding glycosyltransferase family 4 protein encodes MNVVMLRGTLADADARLSKERRALERAGHDVHVIDWDFSGAGSGPGIGVTRYARRVARGTWALAPALPGWWRFIRRALATRDWDVVHACDLDTLPAAVAAARRSEGLVVHDVFDYYPDMLAGQVPRVADLAMRAWYRRLLARVDGLVIADEARAFQVAPRTPDAVVMNTPEDLGPPGPPRRRDGPLRVFYAGALVRARGLFTLLDAVASRADVDLVLAGYGRDERAVEARASSLPNARFLGRIPYEEVLDQSRAADVLVAFYDPASPNNRLASPNKLYEAMMLGKPLVTNDGTLAAARVRHHDAGLVVPFGDAASLGAALDRLMRDPSRAGELGTNGRRAYEKAYAWSTMEARLVDLYARLEGA; translated from the coding sequence ATGAACGTGGTCATGCTGCGGGGAACGCTCGCGGACGCCGACGCGCGGCTCTCGAAGGAGCGGAGGGCCCTCGAGCGCGCGGGCCACGACGTCCACGTGATCGATTGGGACTTCAGCGGCGCGGGAAGCGGGCCGGGCATCGGCGTCACGCGGTACGCGCGCCGCGTCGCGCGCGGGACGTGGGCTCTCGCGCCGGCGCTCCCAGGATGGTGGCGCTTCATCCGGCGCGCGCTTGCGACGCGCGATTGGGACGTCGTCCACGCCTGCGACCTCGATACGCTGCCCGCGGCCGTCGCCGCGGCGCGGCGATCGGAAGGCCTCGTCGTCCACGACGTCTTCGATTACTACCCCGACATGCTCGCAGGTCAGGTCCCCCGCGTCGCGGACCTCGCGATGCGCGCGTGGTACCGGCGGCTCCTCGCGCGCGTCGACGGCCTCGTCATCGCCGACGAGGCGCGGGCCTTCCAGGTCGCTCCCCGCACACCCGACGCGGTGGTGATGAACACGCCCGAGGATCTCGGCCCTCCGGGACCTCCCCGGCGGCGGGACGGCCCGCTGCGCGTCTTCTACGCGGGGGCCCTCGTGCGCGCGAGGGGTCTTTTCACGCTTCTCGATGCGGTCGCCTCACGGGCGGACGTCGATCTCGTCCTCGCCGGCTACGGTCGCGACGAACGCGCGGTCGAAGCGCGGGCGTCCTCGCTTCCGAACGCCCGCTTTCTCGGCAGGATTCCGTACGAGGAGGTCCTCGACCAGAGCCGCGCGGCGGATGTCCTCGTCGCGTTCTACGATCCCGCGAGCCCGAACAACCGTCTTGCGAGCCCCAACAAGCTCTACGAGGCGATGATGCTCGGCAAGCCCCTCGTGACGAACGACGGCACGCTCGCGGCCGCGCGGGTCCGGCACCACGACGCGGGTCTCGTCGTCCCGTTCGGCGACGCGGCCTCCCTCGGCGCGGCCCTGGATCGGCTGATGCGTGACCCCTCGCGCGCGGGCGAGCTCGGAACGAACGGGAGGCGCGCATACGAAAAGGCGTATGCATGGTCGACCATGGAGGCCCGGCTCGTCGACCTCTACGCGCGGCTCGAGGGCGCGTGA